One genomic region from Quercus robur chromosome 4, dhQueRobu3.1, whole genome shotgun sequence encodes:
- the LOC126721431 gene encoding uncharacterized protein LOC126721431 has protein sequence MDQSVVEGLLNLCLTKEEEEEITITTKNRADLLEECALSLFGRLLSERNQNIRALKSTLKSAWKMGSDLQIVEVGNNVLQFKFNSEYQMQWVERNGPWNFENNLLLLCRWRKGLSASNIVFTHSPFWVQIWDLPFEHMSMEVGRELGNSLGKFIESDRRTGNSDQAKFMRIRVDLQLDKPLRRRGRVASDDGEKFWVNFKYERLPTFCYHYGRLGHDDKHCRENSEHQNTSRQ, from the coding sequence ATGGACCAATCAGTTGTAGAGGGCTTACTCAACCTCTGCCTCAccaaagaggaagaagaggaaataACCATCACAACCAAGAATAGAGCAGATTTGCTAGAGGAGTGTGCGCTGAGTCTCTTTGGCCGCCTACTCTCTGAGAGAAACCAGAATATAAGAGCTTTAAAAAGCACTTTGAAATCGGCTTGGAAAATGGGTTCCGACCTGCAGATTGTGGAAGTTGGAAACAATGTGTTGCAATTCAAGTTCAATTCGGAATACCAAATGCAATGGGTTGAACGAAATGGGCCttggaattttgaaaacaatctGCTATTGTTGTGCAGATGGCGGAAAGGTTTGTCAGCTTCGAATATCGTTTTCACGCACTCTCCATTTTGGGTTCAGATCTGGGATCTACCCTTTGAACACATGTCTATGGAAGTGGGCAGAGAACTCGGCAACAGCTTGGGAAAGTTCATAGAATCAGATCGAAGAACAGGGAACTCAGACCAAGCAAAGTTCATGAGGATTAGGGTGGATCTTCAACTTGATAAACCACTGAGACGGAGGGGAAGAGTAGCAAGTGATGATGGAGAAAAATTTTGGGTCAACTTCAAATATGAGAGGTTGCCCACCTTTTGTTACCACTATGGCCGCCTGGGGCATGATGACAAACATTGTCGAGAAAACTCTGAGCACCAAAACACTTCCAGGCAGTAG
- the LOC126720645 gene encoding uncharacterized protein LOC126720645 codes for AKINHVSSLVRVLNGYYKEDQHRTVGNDSNSEKSTALIDRDLLGGGSNSFSSATSKLVVDSQELDLDSKVPNGWEKRLDLKSGKVYLQRYSTPNSPSISDNKHQINSTVPRLQDLNFPPSPSKITLNLFDETPLDLKLVSSSSSSNHYQSVCTLDKVKLALERAEKEPLKKRASFGKSSSLPSYSSSSSLIRERF; via the exons gcAAAGATTAATCACGTGAGCTCTCTGGTCCGAGTTCTCAATGGCTATTACAAGGAGGATCAACATCGGACGGTTGGGAATGATTCGAATTCTGAGAAATCTACGGCTCTGATTGATCGTGACTTGCTTGGTGGTGGGTCTaactctttttcttctgcaACCTCTAAGCTTGTGGTTGATTCCCAGGAATTGGACCTCGACTCGAAGGTCCCAAATGGCTGGGAAAAGCGCCTAGACTTGAAG TCAGGGAAAGTCTACCTACAAAGATATAGCACCCCAAATTCACCTTCAATCTCAGACAACAAGCACCAAATCAATTCAACAGTTCCAAGACTTCAGGATTTAAATTTTCCACCATCACCCTCGAAAATCACATTAAATCTTTTTGATGAAACTCCACTGGATTTAAAGTTGGTCTCATCATCATCGTCGTCGAATCATTATCAAAGCGTATGCACTCTTGATAAGGTGAAATTAGCACTCGAAAGGGCAGAGAAAGAACCACTGAAGAAGAGAGCATCATTTGGGAAATCATCATCGTTGCCTTCATATTCATCGTCATCATCTTTGATTAGAGAAAGATTTTGA